One Vitis vinifera cultivar Pinot Noir 40024 chromosome 15, ASM3070453v1 genomic window, CTTGAAGAACTCTATCCAAAACTTCCCAGTGAAACGTGAATCGCGATCACTAATAATATACTTAGGCAACCCCCAATACTTGACTACGTGATTTAAGAATAACCTGACCATCTCCTCCACAATGCAGTCAATAGGAGTTGCAATGAAGGTCGTGTACTTAGAGAACCTGTCCACTACTACTATGATAGAGTCGTTGTCCTCTGACTTGGGTAGCCCgatgatgaagtccatggtgACGCTATCCCATAGGCGCTCTGCTATTGGTAGTGGTTCCAATAGGCCTCTAGGTTGTCCTTGTTCCACCTTGTCTTGTTGGCACACAAGACAAGTCCTTACATAGGCCTCAACTTCATCCTATATTTGAGGCCAATAGTAAGCCGACTCGAGTAGTGCCCTTGTGCGTCATTGCCCAAGGTGCCCAACCCACTTGGTGTCATGACACTTCTTAATCAGATTTCACCTTATATTCCCCCACTTAGGCATGTAGATTCATCTCCCCTTAGTGTAGAGTAGGTCGTCTTCCACCCAGAACCGCTTAGTCTTCCCTTGTTGAATGCCAGGGCGATGAGGCTCTTAGCCATTGAATCATGTTGCAGCCCctcccttagaagatccattatgtctccttggggCTAACTCGTCATAAATGCTAGCTCTGCCTTACGACTTAGGGCATTGACCATATGATTAGCACTTCTTGGCTTATACTCCAGCGTATGGTCGAACTCAACCAGGAAGTCTTGCCACCTAGCTTGCTTAGGACTCAGCTTCTTCTGTGTTTGGAAGTAGCTGATGGCAACATTATCGGTCTTCACTATGAAGTGAGACCCTAGAAGATAGTGTTTCTAGGTGCGCAAGAAATGGACGATGGCGATCATTTCCTTTTCCTGCACTGTATAGCGCTTCTCCGTGTCATTTACCTTGTGGCTCTCGAAGGCGATTGGGTGCCTATCTTGCATAAGAACTCTCCCAATAGCGAAGTCTAAGGCTTCTGTGTGTACCTCAAAGACCTTGGTATGGTTGGATAATGCCAACACCGGCTCCTCAGTCACAACCTTCTTCAAATCCTTAAAGGCTTGTTGGCACATTTCGTCTCATTCCCATGCCTTATTCTTCTTAAGAAGATCAGTGAGTAGAGATGCCCTTGCCGAATAGCCCTTGATGAATCGCTGGTAGTAATTAAATAAACCAAGGAAAGATCTGAGTTGAGGTACCTTGGTTGGTGCATCCCATTCTTGGATGACTTTCACTTTGCTATCATCCATCATCAGTTTGCCATCCTTGATGCGATGCCCTAGGAAGTTCACTTCTTCCTTAGCAAATAAGCATTTCTCCTTCATCACATGTAGCTCATTCTACCTTAGGATCTTGAAGACCTTCCTTAAATGCTCTACGTGCTCTTTCAGGGTGTTACTGTAGATGACTATGTCATCCAGGTACACCACCACGAACTTGTCTAAGTAGGGGTGGAAGATCTTATTCATGAGGGTGTAGAACGTTGCTGAGGCATTGGTGAGGCCAAAGGGCATCACTAAGAATTCGTATGAGCCATACCTGGTCACACATGTAGTCTTTGACTCGTCCCCTTCCGCAATCCTTACTTAGTAGTAGCTTGACCTTAAGTCCAACTTCGTGAAGTATCTCGCACTACCAAGTTGGTCAAACAAGTCAGCGATGAGCGGAATAGGGTACTTGTTCTTTATCGTCACCTTGTTGAGTGCTCAGTAGTTGATACACATCCGTAAAGACCCATCATGTTTCTTTTGAAATAGGACCGGCGCGCCATAGGGAGCCTTGGATGGTTGAATGAACCCTGTGTCCAGCAACTCCTTAAGTTGTCTCCTTAGCTCCTCTAGCTCGGGTGGCGCCATTCTATATGGCCCCATAGCAAAGGGCTTAGCTCCTGGTTCCAACTCGATCTTATGATCTTCCTCTCTCCTAGGAGGAAGTCTTTTAGGCAACTCAGGCAACATCACATCCTTGAACTCATCAAGGACTCTTTTGATTTCCTTAGGCATGGGTTCTCCCgactttttatcattttcttccttAAGAGTGGCGAGGTATGTCACCTCTTTCCTCTTTAACCCCTTCTTTACTTGCATAGCCAATAACATAGGGGTCTTGGGTGAACCTTCGGTGATCGTAGGGACCACGCATGGCTTCTCTTCCTCTAGGATAGCCATTAAGCGTAGGAAGGGTAGTGGCATAGCCTTGACCTTCTGTAGGAAGTCCATCCCTAGTATCATTTTGAAGTCGTCCATGGGTGCCACTGTGAAGTCAACCATTCCTTCCCGTGAGCCGATGTGCATGGTCACTTCGCGAGCTACTCTATGTGATGGCTTGGCAGCTAAATTAACTGCCTTGAGCCAACCTCCTTCTTTGGATGCTTGGAGCTCCAGCCTCTTTGTCTCATCCTCTGAGACAAAGTTATGAGTGGCACTAGTGTCCACTAGGGTCTTGGTGCCCTTCCCATTTACAAAGGTTTTTACATACATTAACCCTTTGTTTTGAGGCATCTTAGGCACCGACTTGGCCTTAAGGGCGTTTAGGAGTTGTAATGATCCCACATGAGCATTACTCTCCTCTTTTTCCTCAATCATAGCATTTAGGCATTTCTTCTTAGGACAGTCCTGTGCCCAGTGTGGACCATTGCATAGGAAGCAGTTGGTCCTAAGCGTGAACTCCTTCCGCTTGTTTTTGCCCTTACCATCCTTGCCACTAAAGGTCTTACTTGATCATTCCTTAGGGGTGTACCCTCTTGATCCCTTGTCTCCCCCACTTTGAGCATGACTACCCTTCGACTGTGGCTTgggcttggaggagtctcccctttTATATTCCACCAAGGACTTTGCTACCTCCATGGGCGTGGCTAGGTCTTGGACATCGCGTCTCATCAACTCTTGCTTGGCCTAACTTTGCAAGTTGTCCATGAAGTTAAATAGTAACTCCTCCTCAGACATGTTGGATATCTCAAGCATAAGTGTAGAGAACTCTTTGACATACTCACGGATCGAGCCTCTGTGCTTGAGACGCTTCATATTTTTCCTTGCCAAATAGGCCACATCTTCAGGGTAGAATTGCCTTTTGATTTCTTGCTTAAAAGCATCCCATGTATCTATGGTACACGTCTATTTTTCTATATCGGCAAACCTCCGAcaccaccatagagtagcattaTCAGTGAGGTAGAGGGTCGCGGTGCGTACCTTAATAGCTTCATCCGTCAGTGCGATAACCTCAAAGTAGCTCTCCATGTGCCACaagaagttatccaactccttAGCATCCCTCTTGCCACTGAACGTGGGTGGCTTAggcacctccacccttggtGCCTCATGAGTGGCCATGACTCGTGCTGATACAACAGTCTTATAGATGACCAACTCTTGTCGAATCTCCTGATCTCGGGCCTCTATGCGCGCAGCCAAGGCCTCCACCCTTGACTCCACACTAGCGAACATGTtcatgaccttgtcttggaaggACATAAACTCCTCGTGTGACACCGATTGAACTTGTGAACCTAGCACCCCctcacgaaggtcttggatctgctcctTTAGATCCTCTAaacccttctccatgccttgcttgATCAAGTCCACCTATTCCCGGGTatccgccatggctagctccaccttggctagtcttgcctccatgttggctatGGTGTCATGGGATTTATCCTTCCTGCCTCTACCTCGTGTAGTGGGCTCAGTCTCCCTCCCACGGGTTTGCTCGCTAGTTTCCTCAACGTTGGAGCCCGACATGCTTTCCTTTACTATGCCTGCTTCGTAGCTgcgctttgataccaattgtcacggacttagtcttttcTTAAGCTCGTGcaacacttagacaagtcaagacacttgatcttgttAAGTCAGCCTGACTCCCAGTGCTTAGTTTGCTAAGCTAAGATGCTCATGACCTAAAAGCTTTAGAAGTTGTGGTAAacaactcttaaagaatggaagcttttattACTTTAGGAAGCCTTTATAAGTGTTTTGaaaactcacttgcttggtgtcttggccaaatgagTCCCCctcctatttataggcaccaatggaactctctagagcCTTGGAGGGTTCTTTACAATTCAAGAACATTCTAGATCTTCCTACACTAATTTATGTACAAGTCTATGTACAAGAAGCTTTTAGAATTCTTTAGAAAGTTCTGGACTCCTCTCATACCTTTCACTAGGGTGTAGAGATGTGgggacttctctaggcattttTAGAAGCTTCtacactcttcccactaatgaCTAAGTGTATAAGGATACAAGTAAATTGAATTTGAGTACGAACAATACTCTCTGAAAATGTGTACGGCACACGCACACCACGCCTTTTAAGTACTAACCGAAAAAAGTACACTTTGATAGGAGCTCAAACATCATCAAAAGATTGAgaatgtcacgccccaagacccactccaagggcgtgacggtcatttcacacctcaaacccgaaggcttaaagtataatctgacccaaacaatcatattgtaactagatgttaccaattaccaaatatctgttcagagtagcggaacaaaatctaaaatcctcaaaattcaatttccaaataacttccaaataccaaaaaaatccaaatgaacataactaatagttaaacaaaatccaacataaaatcctaagtcaaatcctaatgatgaccatttttcagcctagccatcactcctcacccgaactaagagtacctgaaaattttcaacaattgggaatgagctcacagcccaataaggaatattaatgcaattcatggatcaaatattttcatttcaaataggagatatcaatttttttttttctcatcaaatatcagagttccaaaaataccaatatattcaaaattcaaccaaccaatttcatatcaaattcaaacactttcacatcagactcaatcaaatccattcaatttttttttcattactctggttatcaaatgtcaaatgcccagttaggtgggacttttcaaatgggtggctagcctcaaattgttcctggtggacggaaccaaacactactagtactagtaacctctaaccaaacccctagaggctggggttcaaatcaattacattcccaccatgaaatgtaaaggtcaactattatatcccgttgacagggcccaatagtcaactattatatcccgttgacaagggccaaataaaccagagtgatgtttttgttcaagtattcaaatttacacaacataatatctccatattttgtatcataaataaaacaaaatattccaacataatatttagtgcaaaacaatttgatccatgcatggtaacaaaatataattttattttccacaattcaaaataacatataaaataatttaattttataaatattgcattaacttcccttacctcaaaagaagtccttgaaagcttgggagaagaataattctgaaaaaaaatataatctactcttcacctaatataacataagagaaacaattattactatttatttataatttaactaatctattccttatttaaataaaactaataaatttccaatttgtttctaataacacattactaatttaattaaattataactttatttcgttataaaattctatatatatatatatatatatatatatatatatatatatatattgctaaatctcttattctatttattacaaaaataccattattactattatcttatttataaatctaaaactaaatattattatttaattaaccaATTCCAAACCACTCAACCTCGGGtacaccaaaccaaaaagcaaatttttttttttttttttcattgcccTCATgatccattatatatatataaaagagctTCCGGGCACACgccccttttgtttttttgtttttttttttttgttccatgCTTCCAGTAGCACAGTGCACAcgccctttttcttttttttttttttttttttttttttccatgcttCCGGTAGCACAGTACACGTACgccctttattattattattattattttataataaaattgaccctaacctaaaatcgaaaccttctaagaatttttttttttttttttaattaaccctaacctaaaatcgaaatattccaaggaatttttttttttttttctaataaaactaagatctcccaaattccaatactaaaatcaaaatattaaattttcactatttgatattaaaacgaattaaaaaataatctaaccctaatctagatttggggttttccaaaaaaaatatatctaatgtgtttgaaattaatcaatgaatctaaaatattaaactaggggttagaatcttacctatagagatctgttcttcaaccctgaaatctgactccaaccttacgttctctggaattctgcgaacaggaactctattcagaaaagaagggaaagaataaaatttctaatttatacctagggtatttattcgtaaaattacacttttacccctcttccactttattaaattaattaatcaattaattaaattattaataacaatttcctaaattacccttaaaagaaatgCATGGGCGTTACAGAGAACTCCCCAAATGAAGGGTACAAGGGTAAAGAAAGAGAAgtagtttcattttcttttctgacTTTCATTAACCGACATGGTCTTCAAAGAAGATGAACAAATGCCACTACCGGCTGTCTTTGTTGCCAGTTCAGATGTTTTTACCAGGCTGAGCTATGGAGAGCATTTGTTAGAAAAATCCAACAAAATGGCACCACATGTAGAAAGTGAACAGAAAAATCCAATATTGTCATGGTCCTAACTTCTAACTCCTAACTAGAGATACAAGCACAGTTCGGTGAGGAAGATACTTACCTTACCTTCGAAGAAAAGGTGAAAATCATACATACATGGTAGATGGATTTCAATTTCCCAACAAACAGCCCTGACACCACCCAGAGTGAGTTTGTACAAGTCcgacttttgaaaataatgcatTTAGCTTTCTTTTTCCAGAAAATACTACTTTTCAAGCGTTTTACAATGggcaaaatattttaaaatataattttttttacgtttggtttttcatgcaaaataaatatacttaaaattaattaaaaattcatatattttaaatttatttcatttttatataaataaaaataaataaataaaaaacaagttaaatgagttttaaaaagtataaataatttattaattttaattatatattttattttctttcacatttattttcttctattttttctcacttttcataaataataattactattattactatataaaaaaaattgaaggaaaaatggGTGGTTGGGAGCGacaatttgaaacaaaatcaaGAACCATCTTGCCCAAAGGACTGctaccaaaaaggaaaattaaaaaagggtGGGGGGTTGGGCGTATTCCATGGTACCAAGATAACCCAAGCTGATGAAAGGTTATATTAAAGAGACTAATCCTAAAGGTTATTTctgtttaaaaatcaaattataaaaatggattttgtggattcaattttcaataaccataaagataattttaaaaactgattttgttaatttgaattTCAGTTTTCTTGCTTTCAAATCAATAAAACCCAAACTAAACAACATTCaaagatttatatataattatttaatatttaatgatttttttttgcatgcttcttctaaaataatttattattcttagactatgattaaattaatttttaaaagcatttttacattttgtactaaaaatattatgattttaaatccAAGTTGGCTTTaagcaattttctaaaaaactttGATTTAGGGTCTAAATTAACTTTCATCTAAATCGGACCAAATCAAACCTTAATCAAATTAGATTGGTTCAACTTTTTCCATCATTAAAAAGTCGGTCcaattttgatgaataaagtCTCAGAAAACCAACGAAACCATGCCCTTCTAACACTAGACCCTTTGATATTTTCAAGAGTTTCACTACCCCTCTTGTCATCTTTAGCTGTTAACACCACTCAAAAACTCATAAGCACTCTTAACTGCCTAAATATTTCCAACCCCGTAAAACCGATTATGTGACAGGTTCAAATAAACCCAACTCGTTGAGCTGATAAACACGTAAACTTAACTTCATTTTCCTCAGCAGCCAAAACCATATGAACtccaaaaacataaaatatgacGATGCATAAAACTAAGTCAACAGTCTATCATGTACTTCATAGACCATCCAATATAAAAGATCATAAGCATTTCTGGGTGAAGGTATTAGCCTAAGATTCATGCAAAGTTGCAAGCCATAGGAAAAGCAACAAACAGAGTCTCTATGCTATGTTGCTCTTGTTTCATATCTAGCAATGAACCGTTTTCAGTTAGAAGTCAGACACTTCCTTCCTAACAAAGAATAGACCAGAAGGCCCGCCATCAGGCAGCAGAGCCAATCTAACAGGGCTTTCAGCGCCTTCCTCAACAGTTAAGATGCCACTATTGTAGTTTATATCTGTCTTGACATAGCCAGGGCAGACACAGTTGATGCAGAAAGTCGGGTACTTCTTGGCCAGAAGCCTCGTGTAGGCATTCAAGGCTGCTTTCGAGACTCTATAGGCAGAGAAAAAAGTGGGCCAGCTCTTAGCTTCTAATAACCCCTCTTTGAAATCTTTTAGAAACTGGTTCAACACCTCTATCACTGTCTCTTCTGTAAGGTTTTCAGCATCACTTAACACTCCTTTTGCCCATTCATTTGGAATATTCTGGAACAACACAGCAAGAAAGGCAATGTAAGAAGGCCTTTATTGCAAACACATTTCCCATTTTGGAAACAGAAACTTCTAATCCAAAGAAATCAAGTGACTGGGAAATGATTCATGGAGCCTCTTCACTGCTGTCTAAAGAGAAGGCCTCTatgaaataaaggaaaaaaggatTGAATAATTCACACAAACAGAAGGGAAGGAATTCTTAATCATTCACAACAGCTCTTATCATAGCATGCATTATCTCCATACAAGTACCCTAATCTGACATCATCAATCATCCCTTCTCTTGATATGGTTTTCTTCCAAACAAACCAAGATGTAACAAGCAGGAGATTTCTTGTTAATCTAAAACTTCAATAAGTTCACCACCAGATTTGACTCTGTTGACTTAACCAAGGCAATCTATCTGGTTTCCCATTGAATCAAATGGCTTCCTATCAACTTTGTTGAATTTCAAGTCCAATCATCCAGTTCTAAACTTGGTTGAACATCAAAAATGAGTGCcaacattttatttttgaatgagggttaatatcatttttgtacCTGCAACTTCCCACCGGAGGAGGAAACATTGACAATCCTTGGCAAATCTGATAACTGGAGAAGAGGCATTAGTGCTTCAATCATCCTCTTTGGCCCATAATAGTTTATTTTCAGGCATTCTTCTGCCATCTCCAAAGGCTGAATCACTATTTCATTCCAATTGACTTCTCCTATTCTTCCCTGCAtcatagaaaaaggaaaaactcaaTCCTCATGGTAGCCATTACACACCCGCTATACCAATTCATTCTAGATCCTTTTATCTCCCATCTagcttgagaacttccatttcCACTTTGTTCCATGAAAATAATATGCTATTGTGGTACATACAAGGTCTAGATATTGCCTTTGAGTATCCtaatttctttctttgcttTGATACACTATTGTTTCTATTTCATTCTGCTTCTTCACAATTTTTGTATTTCATCTTAAGAACTTCTTTCTAAATCCCACCATCTAGTTCTTGgatatatttggttttctttttattctcttgTGTTTTTGTTTAAAACTCGTAACCAAAAAACTATTGTTATGCGGATGGACTTGATTCTAGGGTAATTTTACCATCTTACAGCTGTGTTGTCTAGACTCTCCATCTTAACCCAATGTGGTCATGTCAACATGACATAACAAGGTTGTGATAGTGGGATTCATGTTGGATACTCCTTGCTTTGGTATTGActtctttttttccaaataaaagtgaaaagaaaggaatttttttaaaaaaatttgcttctaattgatttttttccccattattatattatatccaAGTTCCATTTAGGACCATTTTTCAGCTGCGTCCctttatcataaaaattgaaTGTGAAGGATCAAAAACCTAGAAACATTCACACACTAGATACCCATACCTGAACCCATGTAACATAGTTGCATGGTGACCACAATTTACTCATCatcaagaaaaatatatggCTCTCTTTGataagtgttttaaaaaataactttaaaaattaattcttaaaaattattcattGATATTTTTGAACAAAAGACTGTTtgggaatttgaaatatttttaacctatttttaaataaattttaactataatgacttattttcaattattctccatatttataacattatttttaaaaagtggcatcaaaaaacaagtgaaaacaattgaaagatATTCTCAAAAAacactattttatatttttaagaaaaaaaaaacattttctgtTGTCTagttaccaaacatgttttcttgttttttgtttttaaaacccaAAAACTGTCTTTGAAAATAGCTTACAAACATACcctatgttattatttttttggatagaTAAATAGAGTATTATATAACAAGAGAGCTAAAACGAGCATACCAAAGTATATAGGACATACACAACAACCGGCGAAAGGTGCAAGCTCAAAATAAAAGGGACAGTAAAAAGCTACTCCCTCCCAATAATCATTTAGCAGTGACTTGTAAGGCCCATCCtagaaaactatatatatatacactttgataactattaaaaattaaaagttgctCTAGATCAATTCCTTTTCCAATGGGAGTCATTTGGAACTCCTATGTACCAtctaaagcaattttttttttccttgggcTTAGGAGGCAAGATAGGGAAAAATATTGACTTTGGATTACCTTCCAAGAAAGGATGGTTGTTGGCCTTTCACTATACAAGGACAAGATTgtatgacaatttttttttttgtttgacatATCTTGGATGATATCTTTCACGGTTAGAGAGACTCTTAGGATGACATGGTTgctttgtgggaaaaaaaacgAAAGAAGTTGTGTCAAGCAACTTcttgtgcattttttggacaatatagaaagaaaaagaattaaagatcatttgaaaatgaggagcatTCTAACTACTAAAGACTAAAAAGCACTTTTCTTAAGAAACTTttcttaattgattttgttgaatGGTTGAGTTTTGACAAAGGGAGGGAGTAGTTTTTTGTAGTTCCCCCTTGTTTGGTTATCCCTTTTGGTGACCATTGTATACTTCCTATGCACTTTGCTACACTCTTTCTGGGTGTTTTTTATATACCTACTTTATTTACccatcaataaataaataaataaataatttcaaagcTGGTCTTTCTTTGAAGTTCCATCCACAACTGATTTCCAGAAATAAAGAAATTGCATATGAAACCCTACCTGAGCAGCAGCGATTGCTGATCTTAAAGCATCAGGATCTGTTACTATCATTCCAATTACGCCTGCATTATTCACCTGTCCAGAATTCCACATTTCTCATTATCCAATTTTTAACCATAAACTGAAAAAATAAAGTGATAAAAAAGGAAGTCAGTCGATACTTTTCAGAATATTACACATAAGATTACTGATTCTGAGATtcatctcaaaattttcaagaatcatGTGGATAGGAGAGTTTGATGATAACATGTAGCGCATACATATGTCACATGTGTGTGCATGTTgctttaactttattaaaacaTCAATTAAATTCACTAACAAAGCCTTCCTGAAGAAGTCATGCAACTCCATACTGATGTATATCAAAGGAGAGAGAATGATGGGACCGAGGAAACTAAAGTGGGCACTGGTTCAATGATAATATAGGATATTAACCAAAGTAGAAATCGGGTGATGTGTTGATTAATATGATGGATTTAAGTAACAGTACAGTGTGGCCTAAAGGGATGGCAAGGAGAAAGGATACGGCATTGGCTTAACTGTTTCCTGACCAGTGATGAGTTACAAAACACACAATTCAAAATTCTCTTCAAACAAAAACTAAGACTATGATTGGTTCtcgaaaagtattaagaaaagaaaaaaaatgctaaagaaatcattttctcatgtttgatttcaacatggaaaatacaaaataaaatcaaattagtttaaaatttatacattctaaaattatttaatatttataaaacagagggtttaaagaaatatataaaaataatttattttccccTCAGCCTTTCTTTCCTTCTCcctttcctctttattttctttttcttacattttcccaaaaccaaacatagcctaataGCCTAATTGTTTTTAACATGATAAATAGACAGAATAGGGGGGAATCTCAAGTAGTTCAGTTCATTTTGGTGGTTGCATCAGATACAGTAGTCTATGACAGTACACAAGACCTGCCCAATTGAAACTTAGCAATGTATCATTCCCATTTTCAAGTTCTAATCAAGAGCCGAATGTGAAACTGGCAATATTCACGTATCATCAAAATCGGTACAGACattcatacatacatacatatcccgtcaaaaaggaggaaaaatcaAAGGAAGAATTGAGTAATAGAGTAATTGTGCAATTGGGTATGCTAGAAAGGATCGATCAGGGATTTTCAGGAGCATGCCATGCTTATGTCTGCCACAAGAACCAAGAAAAAACGATGGAAAATTGATCAAGAAATGGGGGTTTCCAAAATACCAAGATATCAAGCTTCCCAAACTGGGTTTTGATGAAATCCGCAAGGGAAGCAATACTTGCAGGCTGCCCAACATCAAGCTGATGAAAAATCA contains:
- the LOC100253349 gene encoding (+)-neomenthol dehydrogenase isoform X1, yielding MAEATKKYAVVTGANKGIGLGICRELAANGVTVVLTARDEKRGVEALESLKGSGLSNVIFHQLDVGQPASIASLADFIKTQFGKLDILVNNAGVIGMIVTDPDALRSAIAAAQGRIGEVNWNEIVIQPLEMAEECLKINYYGPKRMIEALMPLLQLSDLPRIVNVSSSGGKLQNIPNEWAKGVLSDAENLTEETVIEVLNQFLKDFKEGLLEAKSWPTFFSAYRVSKAALNAYTRLLAKKYPTFCINCVCPGYVKTDINYNSGILTVEEGAESPVRLALLPDGGPSGLFFVRKEVSDF
- the LOC100253349 gene encoding (+)-neomenthol dehydrogenase isoform X2; the protein is MAEATKKYAVVTGANKGIGLGICRELAANGVTVVLTARDEKRGVEALESLKGSGLSNVIFHQLDVGQPASIASLADFIKTQFGKLDILVNNAGVIGMIVTDPDALRSAIAAAQNIPNEWAKGVLSDAENLTEETVIEVLNQFLKDFKEGLLEAKSWPTFFSAYRVSKAALNAYTRLLAKKYPTFCINCVCPGYVKTDINYNSGILTVEEGAESPVRLALLPDGGPSGLFFVRKEVSDF